The genomic DNA AACACAAATTGTTAGAACGTGCAATGCCAAGGCGTCGGCAGGAAAGACGAGCACGAACACGGGTCGCGCTCATTAGCATCGTCGCGTATCGATGTAGCTACTCCCAACAACACGTCTAAGTAATAAACGATATCGATACTTGTCACAATGATGGTGATCTGCTTTGCTGGACCTCATCAAAAATGCATGCAATTAGGGCTGATGCACTCGGAACGCTACAGCCTTGGAGGGGAAAACATTGGTGCAACTGTCGTGGGCAGAATCTAACCGGCAGCTCGCTTGTTCGGGATGTTAGTGCAAAAGTTGCAATCTCTCTTCTTTCCTTCATCCGCCGAATGGTGGGTTCAGTTCAGGGCATGGGAACAATTGTGCTGTCCCAAGCGGACAACGGTGCGGTTAGTggttctgttttgctttttcctaCTGCTAGAGCTTACCGTTTTCTTCGTAACCCTGCTATACATCCCGTCACGAATCGATTCTGGATCCTTTTTCCTCGACTACGGCGTGCCCGCGATCCTGCTTATTGCTACTATTGGAAGCGTCGTGAACCTGACACACATGCTCTCGCAACGAGGCAAGATCAGTGGCGTGTCGTCAACGCTGCAACGCTTTGATCGGACGCTACAACGACTCGACTTTCGGCTACGATGCGAAGAGATTAGCTATTGGACGGCGGGATGGAGCCTGACCGTTATGATCGCCACGATTCTCTTCTCTGTAGCTATACAAGCATTTGGCCGTCTGGTGTTCAACCACATGAACACCATCGTCTTGATAGCGTTCCTAAACGTAACCAACTTTCCGTACATCATTTTCACTGTTTGGTTCATGATGTGCGAACTTTGCGTATGGTATCGTGTGAAATTGCTTCAATCCCTGCTCGATGGAGAAATGCGCTCCATGGCCGCATCGACAAGGTTGGAAAAGAGCAAACGACTTAGCATGGTAATAGCGGGACTGACCGACCTGCATGCCGAGCTGTGTATCGCCGTTGGCCACATTAGGGCGGTGTTTGCTGTGCAAGCGTCAGTGACTCTAGGAGCGTACATAATCTTACTGATATTTTGCATATTTTCGTACTACCGGGCCGCTGTCGTGCTGGGCCAAATTGAAACCAACTTCGCATGGCTCATGATATGCTGGAGCGCGTACAACAGTTGCTTCCTCATACCAAAGGTGCTGTTCGGTGCGTGGATTCAAATGGCCGCCGACCAATTTACTAAACTGGTTCATCGCAATCTACGACATGCTGGGGAGGAAGCTGTACAACATCAGGTGCTTCCGTTTGGGGACTGCGTGTAAAAACTAGAAACGCTTACAAATTCCTCTATACCGTTCCGATCCGTTCCTTTTCAGCTACACATCTTATCGCAGCAGCTGGGACATCACGCGCTAAACATCCGAACTTGCTTTTTTAACATCAATTGGCCTGTATATGCGTCTGTAAGACACAAAAACCCGATGAAACACAACACAGGTGGCTTCAGCTCCAAATTGTTTGTTCAATTGCAGGTTATCGGCTACATCAGCACGTATGTCGTCATTCTGATACAGTTCGATAGTAAGGCAATGGACATGTCTAAAACAAATTCTCCGATTTCTCCCCACTCGCTATGAAGATTCCTAATTCTTGAAGATGTTCaatcaataaatcatttatttaCTGCTTCGAAATGCTTCAGCTGATTCAACGCAGTTCTATTGCCGTCACCAATCATTAACTCTGCGTTCTCTACTCCACTCCACGGGACACTCCAAAATGCTGACGACGGAAACCGTCCGATGAATAGGATAAAAATGATATTATGAGccgtgataaaaaaaaaaagatcaattGGCTACTTTTCCCACTTCCAGGCCACCGAAAGCTTGCTCGAGTGCCTGCAGCTCGTCATCGCCTCCCGCAGTTCTGCTTTTGCCCGATTTGATGGCACCTTTGGTATCCTGTTTGGCCGGCTGTGTTCGCGACTGTATTTGTGCCATTGCCCATTGAGCTAGCTTCTGTGCTTCCTTCCGCTTTGCCACCACGGCCTTCGAATTGCAAATGTGGCCACAGCACTACAATCAAAAGAAAGCGATCGAGGTTAGGTTTCTTGCTTTGCGATGCGCTATACAGTACgtaccaaaaacaaaccatacAGCGCCCGCAGATTATTAACGTTCAGCTTTACCGCTTTGCAGTAGTGCGTTTTGGCCATCTCGATGTTTTCGATACCACCCTGCAAGAAATTGATCGCAAACAGGTCGATGATTCTCAGCCCGTCAATTCATGCTGCATGCATGCATAGCTTACTTACCATCGTGTACCGTATGTCGGCCAATCGCTGGTGAATCAGGTGGCTGTGCGGATTGTGCAACAGAAGTTCCTCCATGCAAAAGGCCGCCTTTGCATATTCGCCCTCCGCCAGATACAAATTGCACAGCTCATGCCAACCTTCCTGGTCCGACATGAACACTTTCATGTAATCGCAAAGCTCTTTGATAGCTTCGGCGGTGCGGCCCTGCGTCTTCAGGATGGCTACCTTACGCTTACGCGGTGCAGCATTTGTTTCGTCCTTCCGTATGATTTGCTCCAGCTCGTCCAGCGCATCGTCGTACCGTTCCAGTGCTTCCAGCAGCATCGATCGGTACTTTTGTATGCGCAGACTGCCGGGGAACTCAGCCGACAGGATACTGACGCAGTGTTCCGCCGTTTCGATGCGGTTGCAATCGAGGGCAGCGATTATTACCTGCTCCAGCACCAGGTGCCGTTCGTTGCCGAGCTTGCTCTGTTTGGAGGACAGCACATTATCCCAAAGCTGCATCACATCGTCACTCTTTCTTTCATTATCGTCGCGCCACTTTCGCAACAAGTTCCGGGCATCTATCCGGGGGaaaaacagaaatagagcAATCATAATGATTTAACGTCGCTGGCAATGATTTCGCAGCCAACACATTTTCACACTCACCTGACCATCCCATATCATCAACGTTGTAGTTGGCCATTTGTGTAGAAACTCTTCTCACATTAACACAACCTGAAATCCTTGTTATcagcgagcagcagcagcagcagcagcaatagcaaca from Anopheles stephensi strain Indian chromosome 2, UCI_ANSTEP_V1.0, whole genome shotgun sequence includes the following:
- the LOC118517564 gene encoding uncharacterized protein LOC118517564 isoform X1: MLVQKLQSLFFPSSAEWWVQFRAWEQLCCPKRTTVRLVVLFCFFLLLELTVFFVTLLYIPSRIDSGSFFLDYGVPAILLIATIGSVVNLTHMLSQRGKISGVSSTLQRFDRTLQRLDFRLRCEEISYWTAGWSLTVMIATILFSVAIQAFGRLVFNHMNTIVLIAFLNVTNFPYIIFTVWFMMCELCVWYRVKLLQSLLDGEMRSMAASTRLEKSKRLSMVIAGLTDLHAELCIAVGHIRAVFAVQASVTLGAYIILLIFCIFSYYRAAVVLGQIETNFAWLMICWSAYNSCFLIPKVLFGAWIQMAADQFTKLVHRNLRHAGEEAVQHQLHILSQQLGHHALNIRTCFFNINWPVYASVRHKNPMKHNTGGFSSKLFVQLQVIGYISTYVVILIQFDSKAMDMSKTNSPISPHSL
- the LOC118517568 gene encoding ER membrane protein complex subunit 2-like, whose protein sequence is MANYNVDDMGWSDARNLLRKWRDDNERKSDDVMQLWDNVLSSKQSKLGNERHLVLEQVIIAALDCNRIETAEHCVSILSAEFPGSLRIQKYRSMLLEALERYDDALDELEQIIRKDETNAAPRKRKVAILKTQGRTAEAIKELCDYMKVFMSDQEGWHELCNLYLAEGEYAKAAFCMEELLLHNPHSHLIHQRLADIRYTMGGIENIEMAKTHYCKAVKLNVNNLRALYGLFLCCGHICNSKAVVAKRKEAQKLAQWAMAQIQSRTQPAKQDTKGAIKSGKSRTAGGDDELQALEQAFGGLEVGKVAN
- the LOC118517564 gene encoding uncharacterized protein LOC118517564 isoform X2, which gives rise to MLVQKLQSLFFPSSAEWWVQFRAWEQLCCPKRTTVRLVVLFCFFLLLELTVFFVTLLYIPSRIDSGSFFLDYGVPAILLIATIGSVVNLTHMLSQRGKISGVSSTLQRFDRTLQRLDFRLRCEEISYWTAGWSLTVMIATILFSVAIQAFGRLVFNHMNTIVLIAFLNVTNFPYIIFTVWFMMCELCVWYRVKLLQSLLDGEMRSMAASTRLEKSKRLSMVIAGLTDLHAELCIAVGHIRAVFAVQASVTLGAYIILLIFCIFSYYRAAVVLGQIETNFAWLMICWSAYNSCFLIPKVLFGAWIQMAADQFTKLVHRNLRHAGEEAVQHQLHILSQQLGHHALNIRTCFFNINWPVYASVIGYISTYVVILIQFDSKAMDMSKTNSPISPHSL